The genomic region AGATTCGCCGTGGTCACGAACGCCCCAGACTTGCGGTCCATCTCGTACGACCACGTCGACGCAGTGATTAGATTGTCGAAGTCCGAGTCTTTGTCACCGCGCAGCAGAGAATCGCCGATCCGCAGCCCCGTGCGCTCCTCTGTCGCCGGGTTCTGCACGGTCATGTGCAGCTGGCGGGTAACGGGGACCTCAACGACCTTACCGTCCTCACCGGCATCAGGGTCGAAAACCCGGCCGTGCGGGTCGTGCATTGCCCAGGTGGTGTGCTCGAGGTTCAGCGGGAAACGGGCATCCCCCAGAAGAAACCGTGGAGCCACCAGTCCCGCGACAATGAGCGCGATGCCTACCCCGACAAGGAGGGCGGACAAAATGCGGGACTTGGGAAGCATGCGTGCCACTTTACAATCCCATCACCCCAGCCCCTATCCCCGCCACGGCAGGACGCGGGGGCAGGTAACGTCGAAAAGCAAAAAGCCCCTGCACACAGGCAGGGGCAAGATGCGTGAAACGCTTACTTGAGGGAGACCTTAGCGCCAGCCTCTTCCAGCTTAGCCTTAGCAGCCTCAGCGTCATCCTTGTTAGCGCCCTCGAGGATGGCCTTCGGAGCACCCTCAACCATCTCCTTGGCGTCCTTCAGACCCAGACCGGAGACGATCTCGCGGACAGCCTTAATAACGCCGATCTTCTTGTCGCCAGCGTCCTCGAGAACGACGTCGAACTCGTCCTTCTCCTCCTCAGCCGGAGCGTCGCCAGCAGCGCCCGGAGCGCCAGCTGCTGCAACTGCAACCGGAGCGGCAGCGGTCACGTCGAAGACCTCCTCGAATTCCTTCAGGAACTCGGAGAGCTCGATAAGGGTCATTTCCTTGAACTGCTCGATGAGCTCGTCCTTGGTGAGCTTAGCCATTGTGGCTTCCTTTCTGTTGTGGCCTTACACAAGGCCGTAAGAGTGTGTTTTGGTTCGGGACGCACCGCTGTTAAGCGGCTTCGTCCTGCTTGTCCTGCAGTGCGGCAACAAGTCGTGCCGTCTTGGAGGCCGGAGCCTGGAACAGGCCAGCAGCCTTCGCCAAAGAGCCCTGGAAGGCGCCAGCAAGCTTGGCCAGAGTGGTCTCGCGGTTGTCCATCTCTGCGACAGCAGCCACCTGGGATGCGTCGAGAGCGTTACCGTCCATGTAGCCGCCCTTGACAATGAACAGGTCATTGTCCTTAGCGAACTTCTTCATGGTCTTCGCGGCATCCACAGTCGCGTCACCCTTGATGAAGGCGACAGCGGTGGGGCCGGTCAGGTAATCGTCGAGACCCTCAATACCGTGCTCATTAGCAGCGATCTTGACGAGGGTGTTCTTGGCGACGTGCAGTTCAACATCAAATCCGAGCTCACCGCGCAGCTGCTGCAGCTGGCTCACGGTCAGACCGCGGTACTCGGTGAGGAAAACAGCGGACGAGCCTTCGAACTTCTCCTTCAGTTCAGCCAGCTCAGCTGTGTTCTTCGGGTTTGCCATGACACACGCCTCCTTCCAATTACTTCATGTTGTATCCGCCCGGAGCATTTCGCTTATCGACGCCACGTGGCAGCCACCACGCGACCGGCGCAAAACAAAATGCCCCGTGCAGAAGCACGAGGCAATGCGCTTTTCAAGCGCTATACAAGCCACGTTTCTCCTGCGTGGGTCACTCCATGGGTGGAGTCTTCGATCCTTCTAGGCTTTCGCCTTCGGGATGACCGACGGTCTTCGGTGAAACTTGAGCGCGGGAAGACTTCCCGTTCAAACTTCGTTGGTGAACCTTAGTGCAGGGTGGCGCGGGAAACCAAATCGCGCAATCACTGCTTCTTGTTCTTGGCAGGGTCTTCCAGCCCGAGAAGTTCGAACGCGAACGGTTCAATCTCCGTGGACGAATCGGCAGCCACGAAAGACGCACGCTGTTTACCCGTGTCGAGCAGCAGCATGGACGAGAACCCGAACGTTCCGCCGTTATGCCAGTACAGCTCAGTGCCTTTGATATTCGGCCAGGTGAAGCGGAACTTGTCGCGCTCGAGCACATATGCGGCGTATTTCGCCATATCGCAGGTGGTGGACCGTAACCCACCGGAAGGAGCCGTGCCGTCCATCTCCCACGCCTGGACGCGCCAGCCCAGCATGGACACTCCCCGCGGCTTGCCTGGCCCCACTGTTCCCGGCAGCGCCACGTACGTTTCCGTCATGCCCAGCGGATCGAGCACGCGCTGCTTGATCAGCTCGGGGTAGCGGGTCCCGGCAACCTCGGCCAGCAGGAGACCAAGGAGATCGTGGGCGAGGTTCGAGTACGTCTCGGCGCCGCGGCCCTCCAACCGCGCCGCTAACGCTTGGTCGACAACATCGTCGACTGTGATGCCCACGTCAGGATTCAAGCCCAGCACCGCTCTTACTCTGCTACTGAGTCGCTGCTTGCCCATCCGCGGCAAACCGGAAGTGTGGTTGGCAAGTTCCGCCAACGTCACCGTCGATACTGCCGCGCCGCGTACCCGCTCCCCCAGCACGTCCTCCACGGTCGTGTCAGGCGTGGCCTCACCCAGCTCGATCGCCTGCTCCAAGAGATCAGCGGTGAACGTCTTCGTCACCGACGCGATCTCGAACTCCGTGTGCTCGTCCGCGCCGAGACCGGCGAAGCGGGTCTGCCCGTCCTCGAGGACGAAGGCCGCGATATTGCGCAGCGGGTAGACGTCTTCCCCCGCTTTCGCGGCCGAGGCCGTGAGCAAACCCGCCAAACGCTGATCGCCGGTTTGGTTCTGGGAGAGAGCAACGCGTTTCAGCATGACACCCAGTCGTACCTCAGATGCGCGATTAGTAAAGCTGGCGACCTTTTGCCCCCGCGCCGACGGATCAGTTACTTCTTCGAGGGCCAGAACAACTTCAGCAGGTTGTCCTGCAGGAAGTTGAACGTTGCACCGATGAGGGACAGCACCGTGGCGATACCATTCAGCGGGCGCTGCTCCTGCGCGTTTGCAGTCGCAGCGGGGCTGCCCTTCTCCGCCTTGCCCTTTTCATCAGCCTTCGGCTTGTTGTTGTCGGCCTTGCTGTCCTTAGCGTCTACGCCGTTCTTGGCAGGTGCCTTTTGCTCACCAGCTGGCGACGGCGGCAAAGCTGCCCCCTTCTCAACCGGATCAACCGCAACCGGCGACGGCGCGGGCGCCGTGCTTGCCAAATCCTGCAAGCGGTCGAGCGAGAGCGGCTCATCCATGATCGGGCGCTCGTTGGCCTTCTGCCCCACTTCCCAGGTGTAGGTCGCCTGGTTCGATTCCTTGCCGTTGCTCAGTGCGGTTGCCTTCATGGTGTAGGTGCCCGGTTCAGTGAACAGCCAGTGGGTGTGCAGGTGCGCCGGGGTGTCCTGGTGGATGGCGCTGCCCGGGGTGAGCTGGAACTCACCGTCGTCAGCCGCAGCCTTGAAACCACCCTTGCCGTCTGTGTTGAATGCGTGGATTTCGCCCGGGCCGGAGACCTCGTCGATGCGGATCTTCACGTCCGTGAAACCATCCCAGCGCGCCATCAACGTAGTCCAGCCAGGACGCAGCATGCCCTGGTGGTAGCCCTGCGGCAGGACATATCCGGGCTTGCCCACCTGGGGAAGGTTCTTCGTGTCCTCGGTGAACGCATCCTTGTGCACCACCATGGTGACATCTTCTGCCGGGCGCTCCACGTTGGAGCCAGTGATGTCCTCTTTGAGGTCGAGCTTGAGCTGGCCGTCTTTCGCGGTGACATTGAAGACATTCATGTGGCCGCTTTCCAGAACGAGATCCTGCGCGTTCGCTACAGGGCTACCTGCGATTGCAAGGGATCCAGTCAGGGCGACGGCGAGAGCGGAGCGGCGGACGGAGGCTGGCTGAAGAGACACGAGGAGGCCTTTCTGGAAGTCTGAAGGTCGGCTAAATCATGAATGCGGGTGACTCCAAAAGAATAACATAATGATTACAACTTCATAAAGGTCTCGCCCTTCTCACAGGATAACGCGCACGTGGGGTCACGAGAACCAGCGCGACGGCACCACAGCAAAAGACCCCGGTTCTCAGCGTGAATGCCGAGAACCGGGGTCGTGAGCGTAGAAACTACGCGGGCTTAAGCCTCGGTGTAGTTCTTCTGCACGGACGGGTCAACCGGAACGCCTGGGCCCTGGGTCGCAGACACCGTGACCTTCTTCAGGTAGATGCCCTTGGCGGATGCCGGCTTGAGGCGCAGAACCTCATCCAGGAGTGCGCCGTAGTTCTCGGCGAGCTGCTCCGGGGTGAAGGATGCCTTGCCGATCAGAGCGTGCAGGTTGGATGCCTTGTCCACGCGGAAGGCGATCTTGCCGCCCTTGGACTCGCTGACAGCCTTAGCCACGTCCGGCGTGACGGTGCCGGTCTTCGGGTTCGGCATCAGACCACGCGGGCCGAGGACGCGGGCAACGCGGCCGACCTTCGCCATCTGGTCCGGGGTCGCAATAGCAACGTCGAAGTCGATGTTGCCGGCGTTGATCTGCTCGATCAGCTCGTCGGAACCGACGATGTCGGCGCCAGCTTCCTGAGCCTTGGTTGCGTTCTCGCCCTCAGCGAAAACAGCGACGCGGACGGTCTTACCGGTGCCGTTGGGCAGGTTGACGGTGCCGCGGACGAGCTGGTCAGCCTTGCGCGGGTCGACGGAGAGACGCATTGCCACGTCGATGGTTGCGTCGTACTTATCGGAGGCAGTCTCCTTTGCCAGGGTGACTGCCTGCAGCGGGGAGTAGACCGACTCGCGGTCGATCTTTGCCAGCTGCTCGGCGTACGTCTTGGAGTGCTTCTTGGCCATGTTGAATTCCTTTGCAGTATTGATTGCTGCCGCCACATCAGGCGGCGGGAAGTGTGGTGCGGGCCTGACCAGACCCTCCCACGAGCAGGAGTCCGCGCGGACTACTTCTCCACGTCGATGCCCATGGAGCGAGCGGTACCGGCGATGATGGCGGCACCTGCCTCGATGTCACGGGCGTTGAGGTCGTTCTTCTTGGTCTCGGCGATTTCCTTGCACTGCTCCCAGGTGACCTTGCCCACCTTGTCGGTGTGCGGGACACCGGAGCCTTTCTGCAAGCCAGCAGCCTTGAGCAGGAGCTTCGCAGCCGGCGGGGACTTCAGGATGAAGTCGAAGGAGCGGTCTTCGTAGACCGTGATCTCCACCGGGATGATGTTGCCGCGCATGGACTCGGTTGCAGCGTTGTACGCCTTGGTGAACTCGACGATGTTCACGCCGTGCGCGCCAAGAGCCGGACCGACCGGCGGCGCCGGGTTTGCCATACCAGCCTCGATCTGCAGTTTGATAAGGCCAGTGACCTTCTTCTTAGCCATCGAATTACCTCATTTCCTTGGTACAGGCCCCCGCCACGATGTTTAACGGCGGCCTTCCGGATGCCACGCCAACGCCGTTTGCTTATCGACGCAGCCACCGGGGACGTTCATTACCGCACCCACCCGTAAGCAGGCACGATCGCTCAGTGTACGGGATAGACCCCGACCAGCCCAAATCACGAAAACCGGCCCCGTTAGGTTGGGAGCCGGTGATTCGTCGATAAGCAAAGTGCTCGAGCTACATGATGCGCTCGATCTGATCCGCAGTGAGCTCCACCGGGGTCTCGCGGCCGAAGATGGACACGAGCGCTTGGATCTTTCCGGTCTCCGGGTCGATCTCGTTGATGGTCGCAGAGACGGACGCCAGCGCACCGGAGAGAATGGTGACAGCCTCGCCGACCTGGAAGTCGTGCGCGACATTCGGCTTCTCTTCCTGCTCCGGCATCGCGATGACGGTCTCGCCCTCGGTATTTGCCTCGGAAGCGGTCGCCTCGCCGTCCACAGGCGCGGCCTTCGGCATGAGGAACTTCGCCACGTCGCGGTGCTTGACCGGGGTCGCGTTGCCCTCGTTGCCGACGAAGCTGGTCACGCCCGGAGTTTCGCGGACCACGGACCATGCTGCGTCATTGAGATCCATGCGCACCAGGACGTAGCCGGGAAGAAGCTTGCGCTTGACGATCTTCTTCTTGCCGTTCTTGTCCTTCTCAAAGACCTGCTCGATGGGCACGACCACGTCGTAGATGGATTCCTCCACCTCGAGCGTCTGGATACGCATGTCCAGGTTGGTCTTCACCTTGTTCTCGTAGCCCGAGTAGGACTGGATGATGTACCAGGAACCGGGAAGCTTCTTCAGCTCGCGGGTGTACTCACGCAGACGGCGCTTGTAATCCGCGTCAGCAGCCTCCTCCGGCTCAGCGCCAAGAGCGGCCTCCGGGGACACCGGCGCCTCAGCGTCAGCCTCCGTGGCATCAGCCGATTCGAGGTCGACCTCTTGCACGGGCTGGGTTTCAACCTCCGGCGCCTCGTCCTGCTCCACGTCGAGCGCCGGCTCAGCGTCAGCGTTGCCGTCGCCGACAGCGCCGCCTTCACCGATCATCTCGTCTTCTTGGAGGTCGGTAGTGGCGCCGGAGCCCTGACTGTCAGCCTCAGCGTCGTCTGCACCGGTTTCCGGGTCCGTGGACTCCTGCACCGCGCCGCCTTCGGCAACCATTTCTTCTTCGTTGCGCTCTTCAGTGGTGGCTTCGTTGTTGGTGGTGTCTTCTGCCATGACCGCTCCTTTCGTCGGGGTGTGTGGTGCGTCCCAGCCTACCTGCTGGGCCAAAAACTGATCCCGCCTTACCCTTGACGGGCGGCGGGATATTTGTTGGTCTGAAAAGACTATACCTAAGGCACCAGGATTCGCTCAACTACCCAGGCTGCGCCCTGGTCCACGCCCCACACCAGGGCGGTGAGAACAATGAGGAAGCCGAACACGATGAGCGTGTAGTTGACCATCTGCGAGCCGGTGGGCCACACCACCTTGCGCATCTCGCCGACAACTTCACCGGGGAACGCGAGTGGGCCGTCACCAGTGTTGTCCTGGTCATCGGCAGTGGTCGCGGGAGTGCGCTTTGCCTCGTAAGACTCAGAGGTGACGGAGGTGGAACCGCTCAGTTGGCGTTTACCGGTGGGCTTCGCCGTACTTCTACCTGGCTGGTTGTTAGTCACAGCTCTCCTCAAGGCTTTGGTCGTCTATGGCAGGGGCGACAGGACTCGAACCTGCAACCTACGGTTTTGGAGACCGTTGCGCTACCAATTGCGCCACGCCCCTTTGGTGCACTGCGTAAAACAGTACGCCAACCCTACCACGAGCGTAGAACCGCCCCTAGAAGGTGAGTAGCGATGGAGAGAATTGAACTCTCGACACAGCGATTATGAGTCGCTTGCTCTACCACTGAGCTACACCGCCATGTGCCTACTTCCTTCTGCCCAGTTTCCCGGTCAGATGGCAGCAAACAACAGAGCCCCCTAGCAGAATCGAACTGCTGACCTTCTCCTTACCATGGAGACGCTCTGCCGACTGAGCTAAGGGGGCGCAGCCTCTGAAGCGTTAGCCGCTTGTTTGAAGCCTTTGAAAGATTAACCTGCCATTGCGCACATTCACAAATCAGCAGGTCAATCTCTGTTTCAGCCTGTTTATACCGCTAGAAACGGATGCCGAAGAGCTGCCCCAGGACACCGTTGATCTGGTCTTTGAAAGCAGCGAAGATCGCGCCCAGCGCCGCGAGAACGCCCAGTGCAATTCCTGCTTTCGCGCCCGGGTTCAGGTTGCCGTCCGCATCGCGTGACGACGACTCAGCCGAGCCCTCTGCCGAACCTTCACCTGATCCGCCACCCGTGGTCGGCTCGCATTCCGTCTCCTTCGTGGAGACCGCGCCGCGCAGGGAAATACCGCCCGACACGCCGTCGTCAGCCCAGAGGAAGCGCGTGGTGTCGGTGGATTTCCCATTCTTGCACTGGCTGCGGGAGACGAAGGTGGCGAAGCCCTCGTTAGCGAAGTTCTCCATCTTTTCTGGCCGCGCCTGAACCTTGGACACCGGCGCGAAGTCCGTTCCGTTGTGAGCCACGTTGATGGATGCGCCCTCGCAGACCTCGTCGCACAGCACACGCAGCTGCTTGTCGACGGAGTTGTAATCCAGCGCCATCGCCCCCTGGAACGGAGACTGGTATTCCTGCTTCAGCTCGTGGGTTTCATCGTCCTTGAGGTCGACGAAGTAGACCTTGCCGTTAGCCTCCAAACCAACGGCGTACACGCTCTGATTAGGGATGTAGGAAATCGCCTCCCACCCGGCGTTCGCACCGATCTCCCCCGTGAGCGACTTCAGATCCCACTCGTGGGTGGCCTTCAGCTCTTTCTCGTCGCCACCGGGCAGTTCGTAGCGCAGGATGGACGGGCGGGAAACATCCTTCTGAGTGTTGTCGCGCTCGGTGGCCACGTAGAGTGCGCCGTCCGGGCCGACGGTAATGCCCTCGGTATCCGGGTCACCGGAACCGTCCTTGTAGCGCAGCTTCCAGGAACCGGCATTGGAATACTGCCTGGTGGCCTCGTCGTAGTCGACAGCGAGAAGCGTTCCCTTGTCGTTGTTTACAATCCACGCGCGGCCGTTGTTGTCGAAGTCAATGCCGGACATGTCCTCTTCCGCGAACGCGCCACCCAAGTCGATGTTTTGAATCTCCTGCGGGTCGAACGGCCAGGCTTCCTCCGCGGCCGGCTGCTTCTCCCCTGCCGCCTTGTTGGCCAACCCACGGGTCGCCTCACCAGTCCCGGTGAATTCCCCAGTCTTGTCCGGGATACGGCCCCAGGTGTTCTCGGCGTGGCCGTTCCAGGTGGTCTCAGCGACAAGCTCGCCCGCGGCGTTGTACACGCGAACAGAGTCGTTCCCACCCAGGCCGTAGCCCTTGGAGCCGTCCGGAGTCTGCTTCTCGGTGTAGAGGGCGAAGTAGCCGCCCGACTCGATCTTTGTGCCGTCCGGGATGACGATCGGAGCGTGCTTGTCGTTGTCATCGAGGATCTTCCAACCGGAGATATCGATGTCTTGATCATTGTTGGTGTTAGCCAGCTCTACCCAGTCAGCGACGGGGTCGCCGTTGGATTCGACCTCGTTGATGACGACGGGAGAGTTAGCTGGCTGAGCAAACGCGTGCGGCGCGACGAGCGCGGAGAAACCAAGAGCAGCGGAGACGGCAACAGCAACCGCGCTGCGGAAACGGGAGCGAGACATAAAGGACCCTTCAGGAGAGAGAACAGGACGCTCCCGAACTTAGAAGCACGAGATGAACGCTTAGCTATTTCTAAGTAAAGCGCGCGTGACCGCCCCGTGAACTCCGCCTTGTCGAAAGAAAAACGCACCGCGGGAATCCCTCGGTGCGTTTGTTGGTGCCAGGTAGAAGATTCGAACTTCTGAAGGCAATGCCGGCGGATTTACAGTCCGCTCCCTTTGGCCGCTCGGGCAACCTGGCGTGCTCGGACTACATTACAGGACGCGCCCCGAAAAAGTGCAAATCACCAGCTCGGAGCACTAAACGCTACCCGACGCGTTCGACGGTGTACCGCGAGATCTGGCGGATTGCACGGTTCGCGGGGATGTCGGGCAGCGCGTCGAGATGCTTGTCGACGTCGGCGAGGTATCCCCGGACGTCGTCAAGCGCCCGCTGACGGCCGTCCGTTTGCGCGATGAGGTCGAGGGCGCGGGCGACGTCGGCATCGTCGATAAGCGGGCCGGTGAGCATCGCACGCAGTTCCTCGCCTGCGGGGCTGGAATCGCGCATCGCGTACAGGACAGGCAGCGTGAACACGCCTTCGCGCAGGTCGGTGCCGGGGGTCTTCCCGGACTGTGTGGAGTCGGAAAAAATGTCAATGACGTCGTCGACGATCTGAAAGATCATGCCCACTGCCTCGCCGAGCTCCTTGAGCGTGCGCACGTCCTCATCTTTCGCGCCGGAGTGCGTCGCCCCGAGGAACGCGGCGGACGCGATGAGCACGCCGGTCTTTTCGCGGATGACGTTGAGGTAGTGCTCGACCGGGTCGCCTTCACCGGGGCCCACCGTCTCGCGCATCTGGCCAGTGACTAGGTCGCTGAACGTGTCGGCGAAGTGCGCGACGGTGGCGGTGTCAATTTCACTCATGATGCGTGACGCCTCCGCCAGCAAGAAGTCCCCGGAAAGAATCGCGACGGTGTTCGTCCAGCGTGCGTTGGCGGAATCGACCCCGCGGCGCTTTGCGGCTTCGTCCATCACGTCGTCGTGGTACAGCGTGGCCAAGTGCACCATTTCAACAATCGTCGCACCCTTGACCACGTTCTCCGCCTGCGGCTGATCCCCGAACTCACTGGCGAGCATGGCCATCATCGGGCGGAAACGCTTCCCTCCCGCCTTGGCCAGGTGCGTGACTTTCTCGTTGAGGAAGTCGTGCCCGCTGGACAAACGCTCAAACATGAGCTTTTCCACGCCGTCCAACCCTGCCGCAACGCGCTCAGCCAGCTCCTGATCCCCGAGGTCTAGCTGGGGTGTGCCGTTGGTCATTGATTGTCCTTGCGGGTCGTGCGGGCGGGCTTGTTGGTCCCCTTTACCGTAGTCGACAGTGTGTGAGTCTGGCACAATAAGTGCGGTGAAATCCTTCGAGTGCGTTGTCGTCGGGGCCGGTCCCGCCGGTTCCGCCGCAGCGATCGCCGCGGTGCGCGCGGGCATGAGCACGTTGCTTATCGACGCTTCTTCCCGCCGCCGCGACAAAACCTGCGGCGACGGACTCACCCCACGGGCAGTCCACTCCTTGCGCACGCTGGGGCTCGAATCTGCACTGCCTGCCTACCGCAACAAGGGTCTGAAGTTGCACGGTTTCGGCGGCTCCGTCACCGCACCGTGGCCCAACGGCTCCTACGGCACCGAGGGGTCGGCATCTCCCCGCACGCTTTTCGACGCTTCCTTGGCCGACCTGGCCACCACCACCGGCGCCACCGTCCTCTACGACTGCCCCGTCACCGCCCTCGAGCACGGGGCGGAAGGCGAGATCACGGCAGTGGTCACCCCGAAGGGAACGTTCGGTGCGCGCTGGGTGGTGGTTGCAGATGGGGTGCGTTCGCCCGTCGGAAAGCTGCTGGGCAGGCAGTGGCACCGCGGCGAGGTGTACGGCATCGCCGCGCGCTCCTACTGCACCACCCCGTTTGCCGACGAGCCGTGGATGCATTCCCACGTCGAACTCCGCGACTCTAGCGGCGAGATTCAACCCGGCTACGGCTGGATCTTCCCACTGGGACGCTCCGCCCCAAGCGGAAAGGGAGAGGCGAGAGGAACCGTGAACCTGGGCTGCGGGGCCCTGTCCACCGACACTCGGCCTGCCAAGGTGAACACCAAAAAGCTGCTCGTCGAATACGCCGACCAGGTCCGCGACGAGTGGCAGCTGGGTGAACCAAGCGACATCGCCTCGGCGCTCCTACCCATGGGCGGGGCTGTATCGAACGTCGCCGGGCCGAACTGGATGCTCATCGGCGACGCCGCAGCCTGCGTCAACCCCCTGAACGGTGAAGGAATCGACTACGGGTTGGAGACCGCCATCATGGCGGTCGACCTGCTCACCGAAGCAAGCGCGGGCTCACGCGACCGTGACCTGACATTGGTCTGGCCGCACGAACTGCGCCGCCGCTACGGCGAGGCCTTCGTGCTTGCTCGCACCGCTGCCCGTCTGCTCACCTACCCGCAGTTCCTGCCCCTGGCTGGGCCCATTGCGTTGCGAGGCCTCGGCGGCCGCTACCTCATGCCCGCCGCCGCCCGCCTGATGGGCAACCTCATCAGTGAAGAAGACAAGGACCTCGTCGCGCGGGCGTGGCGCGCGGCCGGGTCCGTCGTTTCAGCTTCAGCGATCCGCCGCGGCGCGCCGCTGTGGGATGCCCGCTAGGCTTTCTCAGCGTTTCTCAGCGCTTCTCAGCGCGGTGCAGCGCGACGATGCCGAAGGCGAGGTTCTTCCAGGTGGCACGCTCCCAGCCGGAAGCGTTGATGGCGCTGGCCAGCTGCTCCTGGGCAGGCCATGCCTTGATGGACTCTGCAAGGTACTCGTAGGCGGGGGCGTTGGAGGAGAACACCTTGCCCAGCAGCGGGATCATCCGCGGCAGGACAGTGCTGTAAATGGTGGAGAACACCGGGATGACGGGGGTAGAGAACTCGTTGACCACCAATCGGCCACCCGGCTTGGTCACACGCGCCATTTCGCGCAACCCGGCTTCGAAATCGTGCACGTTGCGTAGACCGTAGGAGATGGTCACAGCGTCGAAGGTCTCATCGGCGAACGGCAGGTGCATGGCGTCGCCAACGACCTTCGGCACGTTGCGGTGCGCGCCGGCGGCGAGCATGCCCTGGGAGAAGTCGCAGGCCACGCACCACGCACCGGACTTCGCCAGCTCTTCG from Corynebacterium genitalium ATCC 33030 harbors:
- a CDS encoding demethylmenaquinone methyltransferase — its product is MAKANLEKNPHDVAGMFDDVGKNYDITNTVMTAGLDRRWRRRTRELLDLKPGERVLDLAAGTAVSTEELAKSGAWCVACDFSQGMLAAGAHRNVPKVVGDAMHLPFADETFDAVTISYGLRNVHDFEAGLREMARVTKPGGRLVVNEFSTPVIPVFSTIYSTVLPRMIPLLGKVFSSNAPAYEYLAESIKAWPAQEQLASAINASGWERATWKNLAFGIVALHRAEKR